AGGAGATTTCCAGGCAGCTGGAAACAGAATGGGCCATGTCAGCAGTCTTCTCACTGCCTCCTCAGctctgtcaggagcagagaggggGAAGTGAGTTGGCAGCCCAGGTTCCTCAGTgggctggggaggaggggagtggCAACAAAGAGACAGCTTCCCACAGAACTGTCATAATCCTCTGCTGGATCCAGGGTATGGGGAAccctacctgtttacctgtctgTCCCAGCTCCAGCATTCTCCTTCAAAGCAtgtttgcctcagcctctcacatTCATAGTCAATGTGAACCTCAAGAGACCAGGGCCACCCTTggacttggtcttccttctctgCTGTCTTGGTTGGTAGGAGATTTCTAGGCAGCAGTATTCCTGCCTCAGGTGGCAACTGTATTCAGACTACAGGCTGGCCCTGTAGGAATGATTCTGGGTCACAGGGGATGGTGGCTAGCTGGAGTGCCTGGAGGTGGCAGGGGTGGTTGGGaagccagccacccagccacaGCCTGGCAGTGTGACAGTGTATATTTCCCAGAGAGAATGCCTTCCAGAAACTGAAGGTCACAGTCACCCCTGAACTGAAATGGCTCTGTGAAGGGCAGTGGAAGTAAGGCTGGGGGAATGAGGGCTTACCTTTTCAGGCTTGGCATCAAGGTTCCCCATGCCTCCCTTATCTGGCCCCTGCTGTGCTTTGCAGGGTGGCTCTCTGAAATGGCTCAAGTGCAGGCACTTCCCAGACAACACACAGGAGCACAAGCCCCACCTGTCCTGTGTAGACAGGCTCCTACATGCCAGAAGCAACAACAGAGAATAAGTCAGGGTGGTTTCCAGTTCTTCCTTGCTTAATGACACCGCCTTTTCTCTTGCAGCGGCTTTCCTCACACAGACTGTCTGCTTAGATGATACAACGGTCAAGTTTGAGATCTGGGACACAGCTGGGCAAGAGCGATATCACAGCCTGGCCCCGATGTACTATCGAGGGGCCCAAGCAGCCATTGTGGTCTATGACATCACCAACACAGTAAagactttccttcttttttctttgcccttTATTTCTGTAAATCCCCAAGAACTGGGTTATAAAAAACCTCGttttgggggatggagagatggctcagcagttaagagcactgactgtttttccagaggtcctgaattcaattcccagcaaccacttggtggctcacaaccatctgtaatgggatctgatgcccttttctggagtgtctgaagatagctacagtgtactcacctagatgaaataaatcttaaacaaacaaacaaacaaagctcatTTCAAACCACTCAGCCTTCTGTTCTGGTGTGGTACATGGGCAGATTTCCTGTTGACTGGAGCACTGTCTTGAGCATCTTTAGGGGTGATGTTTCAGAAGCCTATGGCTGTGCCAGTTTGCATTTGCAGCTGAGTAATCCTGAGTAGAATGTTTCCTCTGTCCCTTTGACATTCTGATCCTGTCTCCTCAGGATACATTTGCACGGGCTAAGAATTGGGTGAAGGAGTTACAGAGGCAGGCCAGCCCCAACATCGTTATTGCACTAGCGGGTAACAAAGCAGATCTGGCCAGCAAGAGAGCCGTGGAGTTTCAGGTAAGGTGACAGACCTTGGGGAAGGGTGAAGTGATGCAGTGAGGGAGGCCTCCACAGGCTGCCTGGGCCTGGAAGGTAGCAGGCAGTGGCAGCTCTTATCTGCTGACCTCTCAGGACTCAAGCACAGGCATAAAGGATTTGGTTTATGTTGGGGGAGGTGAGTGCATAGGTAATGCACGTTTGCTTTGTAAGCCAAATGGACTGAAGCAGTACTTTTTAaacagtgcatgcatgcatgtagtaaACTTTAAATACTCCAACAAGGCATAGAGAATGAGTTCAGTCTCTTTAATCCTAGAAACTCTGCCTCTCTTATCCAGAATTCCCAGGTTTGGGTTTTtctaaaaatgtacatatttttctttacGTTGTGGGTGGGAATATGGTGTGTACCACATATACTGTCTGTTCCAGTGTCATATGTTTGTAGGGGTGGGGAGCAGGAAATATCTCATgtagtatgtagcccaggctgctggccttgaactcctgaacctcTTGTTTCTCCTGGGGTTACAATCATGAGCCTCCACACCCTGCTCTGCAGTTCATCTTTTGCCAGTTCCTAACTTGATGGCCTCCTGACTGAGGACTAGAAACAGTGCTGCAGGTGGCATCCACATGTTTTTATGCTTTTGTCCAGATGTGCAAGTATATGTGCAGGATATCTCTCCAGAAGGAGTTTTTGCCTAGCAAGTAGACAGAGAGGACCTAGGGAAGCTATTGAATAAGAATCTACCAATATTTGTGAACTGAGAGGTGTAGCATGTGAGTGGAGGGTAGATGACGCTGGTGTTTTGGGGATACCCAGAACAGGGGAGCACTAAGCCTGAAACCCCTGCATTTGCCCAGTTAGTCTCTTAATTTATAAGGGCAGAGACCAGGGAAGATTTTTTCCTGGGTCTTAGTCCTTGCCATCTGCCAACGTTCCCCTCCCACCCTCTTCCTCACATGCCTGAATCAGGAAGCACAAGCCTACGCAGATGACAACAGTTTGCTGTTCATGGAGACGTCCGCGAAGACTGCAATGAATGTGAATGAAATTTTCATGGCAATAGGTAAATTGCCTCTCCCTGCCCTTCCCCTGAGCAGAGTAGAACCCTGTGTGCTAGTCTCTAGTGGGTCTGTAGGTTATCTTCCCTAATATAATTTCCACCATTAAACTGAtaaa
The nucleotide sequence above comes from Arvicanthis niloticus isolate mArvNil1 chromosome 6, mArvNil1.pat.X, whole genome shotgun sequence. Encoded proteins:
- the Rab5c gene encoding ras-related protein Rab-5C, translated to MAGRGGAARPNGPAAGNKICQFKLVLLGESAVGKSSLVLRFVKGQFHEYQESTIGAAFLTQTVCLDDTTVKFEIWDTAGQERYHSLAPMYYRGAQAAIVVYDITNTDTFARAKNWVKELQRQASPNIVIALAGNKADLASKRAVEFQEAQAYADDNSLLFMETSAKTAMNVNEIFMAIAKKLPKNEPQNAAGAPGRNRGVDLQESNPASRSQCCSN